A region from the Bombyx mori chromosome 15, ASM3026992v2 genome encodes:
- the LOC101735473 gene encoding uncharacterized protein LOC101735473 — translation MSPQRRCIVIVLLTVGVIHASPKLNDVRIKTQNCENSPQGHVFDEAQAIGTWHAQRHKSDKPYFFRDSECAQLTSVNEQERNEVKKKIGNYTANLKWENLTLRMQIPCQSTSMRHNVTEDHYLERLDGHGIYRTLHVPLPSAKLELGALRSIAIRLKIIENEYLGLMGCHVFFLSKKPFDDTDIEERLNNTYKYWPKDLS, via the exons ATGTCGCCACAGCGTCGATGTATTGTAATCG TATTATTAACAGTGGGGGTAATCCACGCGTCTCCGAAACTCAACGATGTACGCATTAAGACACAAAATTGTGAAAATTCTCCTCAAGGCCATGTCTTCGACGAAGCCCAGGCCATAGGTACATGGCACGCTCAACGACACAAATCAGACAAACCTTACTTCTTCAGGGACTCCGAATGTGCACAGTTAACTTCGGTTAACGAACAG GAACGAAatgaagttaaaaaaaagatcGGAAACTACACCGCCAATTTAAAATGGGAGAACTTAACATTGAGAATGCAAATACCGTGTCAAAGTACGAGTATGAGACACAATGTTACAGAAGACCATTATCTGGAAAGACTTGATGGTCACGGTATTTACAGGACTCTACACGTGCCTCTGCCGTCTG CTAAACTAGAACTCGGCGCATTACGTAGTATCGCAATACGTTTGAAGATCATTGAAAATGAGTATCTTGGTTTAATGGGCTGTCATGTTTTCTTTTTGTCCAAGAAGCCGTTTGACGATACAGACATCGAAGAACGCTTGAATAACACCTACAAATATTGGCCAAAGGATTTGTCATAA